The window CCGGCTTCAAGTGGATCGCCCGCGTCGACGGCCTGCGGTACGGGTACGAGGAGGCGCTCGGCTACTGCGTCGACCCGGACGGCGTGCGCGACAAGGACGGCATCACGGCCGCTCTGCTCGTCGCCGAGCTGGCCTCCGTGCTCAAGGAGCAGGGCCGTACGCTCCTCGACCTCCTCGACGACATCGCGGTCGAGCACGGGCTGCACGCCACCGACCAGCTGTCGGTCCGGGTGGAGGACCTGTCGGTCATCGCGGACGCCATGCGGCGGCTGCGCGACACCCCGCCGACCGCACTCGCGGGCCTCTCCGTCATCTCGGCCGAGGACCTGTCGGAGGGTACGGCGCAACTGCCGCCCACCGACGGGCTGCGCTACCACCTCGACGGTGCCCGGGTGATCGTCCGCCCGAGCGGCACCGAGCCGAAGCTGAAGTGCTACCTGGAGGTTGTGGTGCCCGTCGGTTCGGCGGGCGAGCTGCCCGCCGCCCGCGCGAAGGGCGCCGAGCTGCTCGCCGGGATCAAGCGGGATCTGTCGGCGGCCGCGGGGATCTGAGCGGGACCGGGCACCGTCATTCACGCATCAGGTATGTGAAGCCGGTGTCCGGTCCACGCAGGACCGGAGCGTCGGATCGCCCCGGTACAGGCCGTGGACGGGGGCGCCGCGGCCGGGGGAGATCGAGGTCGGAGTGCGGCAGCAGCCGCGCAGCCTGCGCCCTCAGCCGGCCGCGAACAGCACGACGAGCGCCACCGCACCCACGACCGCCGGCACGATCACCTCGTACGCCCACCGGACGACGACCGCCCCGGCGCCGTCGGCGCCGCCGTCCCCCGCCCGCTCGGCCATCTCCCGCAGCTCCCGCACCGTCTGGTCGGCCCCGGCGATCCGCGCCTTCGTGTCCCGTACATCCGCGTGCACGGATGTCCGCCGGTACGGATCGTCCTGAGCCTTCTGCGTCTGCTGCCGCGCCGCCTTCTTCCGCTGCCGCAGCGACACCGGCACCGCCCACAGCTGGAACTTCGTGCCGTCCTGCGTGAACAGTTCGCTGGAGTACCCGGCCCGCACATCCGCGACCGCCGTCCACGGCGCCGTGATCGTACGGAACGGGTTACGGATCCGGATGCGCCGGTCGTTCACGAGCACCACCGGCCGCAGCGTGAACGCCACGATCAACGGCACGGCCGTCAGCAGCCCGGCGAGCGCCAGCCACGGCACCCGGCCGGAACCCCGGTACACGGCGTCGCCGCCGATCCACCCGACGAGCAGGAGCAGCAGCACGCCGCCCACCAGCCCGGCGGGCGACCGGAACGTCCGGTCGGCATAGGTCGGCTCGGCTGGGGGCGTGGGGCTCGTCATGGGCCCGATTCTGCCTGATGCGCGGGGGGCACGCCGGAGCGGCCACCCACCCACCGGCCCGGCACCCTCGCAAACCCGGAATGCGGGTCCCCCTGTACAGGCCGCTACGCGCGTAGATATGCTCATCTGGTGACCATGCCCACCACTGCACCCTCCACCACGGCCGAACGCGTGGGAGGTACCCCCCTCTCCGACGTGACCGCGTCCGACAGCGCGCTGCGCCGCTTCCTGCACGGGCTGCCCGGCGTCGACGCCGTCGGCCTCGAAGCGCGCGCCGCGTCCCTCGGCACCCGTTCGATCAAGACGACGGCCAAGGCGTACGCAATCGACCTCGCCATCTCGATGATCGACCTGACGACGCTGGAAGGCGCGGACACCCCGGGCAAGGTCCGGGCTCTCGCCGCCAAGGCCGTCAATCCCGACCCGACCGACCGCACGACCCCGCGCACCGCCGCGGTCTGCGTCTACCCCGACATGGCGGCGACGGCCGCCGCCGCCCTGGCCGGTTCCGGCGTGAAGGTGGCGTCCGTGGCGACGGCCTTCCCGGCCGGGCGCGCCGCGCTCGACATCAAGCTCGCGGATGTCCGCGACGCCGTGGCCGCCGGGGCCGACGAGATCGACATGGTGATCGACCGGGGCGCGTTCCTCTCCGGCCGTTACCTCAAGGTGTACGAGGAGATCCTCGCCGTGAAGGCCGAGTGCGCCCGTGCCGACGGCACCGACGCCCGCCTCAAGGTCATCTTCGAGACCGGCGAGCTGTCCACGTACGACAACATCCGCCGCGCCTCCTGGCTCGGGATGCTCGCGGGCGCGGACTTCATCAAGACGTCGACCGGCAAGGTCGGGACGAACGCCACGCCCGCGAACACGCTGCTGATGCTGGAGGCCGTGCGCGACTTCCGGGCACAGACCGGTGTGCAGATCGGCGTGAAGCCGGCCGGCGGCATCCGCACCTCGAAGGACGCGATCAAGTTCCTCGTCCTGGTCAACGAGACCGTCGGCGAGGAC is drawn from Streptomyces sp. NBC_01717 and contains these coding sequences:
- a CDS encoding PH domain-containing protein, with the protein product MTSPTPPAEPTYADRTFRSPAGLVGGVLLLLLVGWIGGDAVYRGSGRVPWLALAGLLTAVPLIVAFTLRPVVLVNDRRIRIRNPFRTITAPWTAVADVRAGYSSELFTQDGTKFQLWAVPVSLRQRKKAARQQTQKAQDDPYRRTSVHADVRDTKARIAGADQTVRELREMAERAGDGGADGAGAVVVRWAYEVIVPAVVGAVALVVLFAAG
- the deoC gene encoding deoxyribose-phosphate aldolase, with the translated sequence MPTTAPSTTAERVGGTPLSDVTASDSALRRFLHGLPGVDAVGLEARAASLGTRSIKTTAKAYAIDLAISMIDLTTLEGADTPGKVRALAAKAVNPDPTDRTTPRTAAVCVYPDMAATAAAALAGSGVKVASVATAFPAGRAALDIKLADVRDAVAAGADEIDMVIDRGAFLSGRYLKVYEEILAVKAECARADGTDARLKVIFETGELSTYDNIRRASWLGMLAGADFIKTSTGKVGTNATPANTLLMLEAVRDFRAQTGVQIGVKPAGGIRTSKDAIKFLVLVNETVGEDWLDNHWFRFGASSLLNDLLMQRQKLSTGRYSGPDYVTVD